The Burkholderiales bacterium region ATCCGGTATTTCTCGGCGCGCTTTACCCTGTCGATTACCGGCGCGAGCGTTGGGATACTCCGGACGGCGATTTCATTGATATTGATTGGATCGAGGGCGGGTCCAACAAGCCGCTGCTCGCGATGTTTCACGGGCTCGAAGGCGGCTCGCGCAGCCATTATGCATTGAGTTTGATGTGCGCGGTGCGCCAACTCAATTGGCGCGGTGCGGTGATTCTGTTTCGCAGTTGCAGCGGCGAGATCAACCGCTTGCCGCGCGCTTATCACTCAGGCGACAGCGCCGAAATCGACTGGATCTTGCGCAGATTAAAAACGCAGAATCCGCAGTCCCCAATATATGCGGTTGGCGTATCGCTTGGTGGCAACGTATTGCTCAAATGGCTGGGCGAGCAGGGTGAGAAAGCCAGAATTATTGTCAAGGCAGCAGCGGCTGTTTCCGCGCCGGTCGACTTGATAGCGACCGGCGATAATTTGGGACACGGATTTAACCTGTTTTACACACGTGCGTTCCTCGCCAGCATGAAACGGAAATTCCTGCACAAGCTCGAGCGTTTTCCCAAGTTGGTCGACCGCGAAGCAATGCTGCGTTCCCGCACGCTACGCCAGTTTGACGACGCGGTCACCGCACCTTTGCACGGATTTAAAGACACCGATGACTACTGGACCCGCGCGAGCAGCAAGCCGGTCTTGGCAAATATTCGTTTGCCAACACTGATCATCAATGCCAAAAACGACCCGTTTCTGCCCGCAAGCGCGCTGCCGTCGACCGCTGAAGTATCGCCTGCGGTAACACTGAACTTTCCGGATACCGGCGGCCACGCGGGTTTCGCGAGCGGCCGTATTCCAGGCCATCTCGACTGGCTGCCGCAACACATATTGAAGTTTTTCAATGATTCAAATTGACAGGATCAATGGGATTCATCAGGATTGACTCGAAGCAAGTTTAAACAATCTCAATAACTCACGAAGCCCGACTGGTCGCTGTGACTGCTCTGCCCAAAGAAATCTTCAAAGCCTACGACATCCGCGGCGTCGTCGGCAAAACTCTCACTCCCCCAATTGCCGAAGCCATAGGGCGTGCCATCGGCTCCGAGGCACTGGCACGCAAGCAAAAAACTGTTGCGGTTGGACGCGATGGCCGCTTATCGGGGCCGGAGTTGTCGGCTGCGCTGGCGCGCGGAATTCAGCGGAGCGGCGTGGACGTAATAGATATCGGCATGGTGGCGACTCCAATGCTGTATTTCGCCAACTTTCATTTGCAAACTTATTCCGGAGTCATGATCACCGGCTCGCATAATCCTCCTGATTACAACGGCATCAAAATCGTGCTGGGCGGCGAGACACTTTCAGGCGAATCCATTCAGCAACTCAGGATACGCATTGAAAACGACGATCTCTCCCAAGGCAGTGGCGTATATCGACAGGTGAACATCGCTGAGGCCTATCTAAACCGCATCACAGGCGATATCAAGCTGGGAAGGCAACTTAAAATTGTCCTGGATTGCGGCAACGGCGTGGCCGGGGCGTTTGCACCCAAGCTTTACCGCAATCTGGGCTGCGAAGTGAAGGAATTATTCTGCGAAGTAGACGGTAATTTTCCCAACCATCATCCCGATCCTACCCAACCCGAAAATTTAAAGGATGTTATGCATGCGCTGAGATCCGGTGACGCTGAAATTGGCTTAGCCTTCGACGGCGACGGTGATCGCCTGGGCGTAGTCACCAAGGACGGAAAAATTATCTATGCGGACCGCCAGCTGATGCTTTTTGCGGCCGACATGCTTTCTAGAAATCCCGGCGCAGAAATTATTTTTGACGTGAAATGCACGCGCAACCTGTCCTCGTGGATACTCGAGCACGGCGGCAAACCGATCTTGTGGAAAACTGGCCATTCGCTCATAAAAAAGAAAATGCGGGAATCCGGCGCGTTGCTCGCAGGTGAGATGAGCGGGCATATTTTTTTCAAGGAGCGCTGGTACGGTTTCGATGATGGTCTCTATGCCGGCGCGCGGCTTTTGGAATATCTGAGCCATCAGCCCGATATCAGCGCAACGCTCCATGACCTTCCCGATTCGGTGAATACCCCCGAGCTGCACATGCAATTGCAAGAAGGTGAAAACTATGCGCTGATTGAAAAACTGCAAAAAACAGCGCGCTTCACTGATGCTAAGGAAGTAATAAAGGTAGACGGGTTGCGAGTAGAATACGCCGACGGCTTCGGCCTTGCCCGCTCGTCCAATACCACTCCGGTGATCGTTTTGCGGTTCGAAGCAGATAATCAAACCGCATTAAAACGCATTCAGGAAGACTTCAGGAAAGTTATTCTCGCCGCCAAGCCCGACGCGGTGTTACCGTTTTAAAGCAAGCCTTCCGCGCGCTCATCACCTATATCACCCCACGCTAGAAGCGCGTCAACTGGAAACCTCGTCATGCCTGAAGCAGCTTATGGTGTGGTCATTCACCATCCCTACCGCCTGCATGAAGGCATAGCATATCGTGGTGCCGACGAATTTGAAGCCGAGCTTTCTTAAGGCCTTGCTCAGGGCGTCGGAATGCACGGTCGAAGCGGGCACCTGCCCCGCCGAGCGCCAGTGATTCACAATGGGCCTGCCGCCGACAAACTGCCAGACGAATTGATCGAAGCTGCCATACTGCTCTCGAATTTCCAGGAGTGCCCTGGCATTGATAATGGCCGACTTGATTTTCGCGCGGTTGCGCACGATGGCTGGATTGTCCAGCAGCGCGCCGATTTTATCTTCGCCGTAGCGCGCAATTTTTTCGGGATTGAAATTATCGAAGGCCTTGCGGAACGCTTCGCGCTTTTTCAGGATGGTGAGCCAGCTCAGGCCCGCCTGCGCGCCTTCGAGAATCAGGAATTCAAATAGCCTGCGGTCGTCATGCACCGGCACGCCCCATTCGCGGTCGTGATATGCAAGGTAAAGAGGGTCGCTCTCAACCCAGGTGCAACGGGAGACAACTAAATTTTTCGCTCCACCCACTGTGCCACGCCGGCGAGTGCCTGCGCCAGCTTAGCGGGTTCGGTGCCGCCCGCTTGCGCCATGTCAGGCCGTCCGCCGCCCTTCCCCCCAACTTGCTGCGCGACATGATTCACCAGGTCCCCCGCTTTAATTTTTGAGGTCAGGTCGGCCGTGACACCCGCAATCAGCGCGACCTTCCCGTCTTCGGTTGAGCCGAGTACAACCACGCAGGATTTGAGCTTCTCCTTGAGCTTATCCACGGTTGCGCGCAGTGCCCTGGTATCTGCGCCGTCCACCACGGCGGCCAGTACTTTGATGCCGTTTACATCAACCGCTTGATCAATCAATTCGTCCCCCTGCGACGTCGCAAGCCTCGATTTGAGCCGCGTAATTTCTTTTTCCAGCGCGCGCACGTTTTCGACAATCTGGTTGATTTTCGCTGTGAGTTCCTGAGGCTGCGCTTTCAACGCCGTGGCGGCTTCCCGCATTTGCGCTTCCTGTTGCTGCACGTATTCCAGCGCCCCTTCGCCAGTCACCGCTTCGACACGGCGGATACCCGCAGCCACTCCCGATTCCGAAACTATCTTGAAGAAGCCGATGTCGCCGGCGCGCTTTACGTGCGTGCCCCCGCAAAGCTCGGTGGAGAAATCACCCATGCGCAGCACCCGCACCTCGTCGCCGTATTTTTCGCCGAACAGCGCCATCGCGCCGGATTTGATGGCTTCGTCGTATTTCATGATGCGCGCTTCGGCCGGCTCGTTGCGGCGTATCTCGCGGTTGACCAGGTCTTCCACTTCGTGAATTTGTTGCTGCGTGACCGGCTGCGGGTGGGAAAAATCGAAGCGCGTTTTAAATTCATCCACCAGCGAACCCTTCTGCAGAACGTGCGTGCCCAACACTTGCCTGAGCGCTGAATGCATCAAATGCGTGGCGGAATGGTTGTGCATGGTGCGGGTGCGCAATTGCAAATCCACTTCCGCGCTTACCCTGTCGCCAATGCGCAGTTCGCCGGCCGTGAGCACGCCGTGATGGCCGAAGACTTCAGCCTGAATCTTCTGCGTGTCGTCCACATTAAATCTCGCGCGCGGCGTGGCCGAGCCAATCAGCACGCCGCGGTCGCCCACCTGTCCGCCGGATTCAGCATAAAACGGCGTGCGGTCGAGGACTACAATGGCGTGTTGCCCTTGCTCGATGCGCTCGACTGCGCTGCCTTCTACATAAAGCGCAACGACGCTTGCGTTCAGCTTTAATGTATCGTAGCCGTGGAACTCGGTTTGCTTGCCGCTATATTCCACGACGCCCTGCGCACCGAATTTCGATGCGGCCCGGCCGCGTTCCCGCTGACGCTCCATCGCTGCCTCGAAACCCGCAAAATCCACTGTGATACCGCGCTCACGAGCAATATCGGCAGTAAGGTCGAGCGGAAATCCGTACGTGTCGTAAAGCTTAAACACCGTTTCGCCATCCAACATGCGGTCTTCGGCCTGAAGCGCCGACTCCAACACCTGCATGCCGTTCTCCAATGTTTCAGCAAAACGCTCTTCTTCTTGCTTGAGCACTTGCGAGGCACGCTCCGCCCCGCTCGCCAGTTCCGGATACACCGCGCCCATTGCTTGCGCCAAATCCGCGACCAGTGAATAAAAGAAAGGCTGCTTCTGGCCTAGTTTATAGCCGTGCCGGATGGCGCGGCGAATAATTCGTCGCAGCACGTAGCCGCGCCCTTCGTTGCCGGGAATCACTCCGTCCACAATGAGGAAGCTGCACGCGCGAATATGGTCGGCAATGACCTTTAGCGAATTGCTGGAATAGTTCTTGGTATGCGTGGCGCCCGCCGCGGCGTTGATCAGATCCTTGAACAAATCGATTTCGTAATTGCTGTGCACACCTTGCATCACTGCGGCGATGCGCTCCAGCCCCATGCCCGTATCGACCGAAGGCTTGGGAAGCGGATTCAATGTTCCCGCGTCATCGCGGTTGTACTGCATGAACACCAGGTTCCAGATTTCGACAAACCGGTCGCCTTGATCACCGTGCCCGCCCGGCGGGCTGCCGGCAATGCCCGCCCCGTGGTCATAGAAAATCTCGGTGCACGGCCCGCAGGGACCGGTATCCCCCATCTGCCAGAAATTATCCATTGTGGCGATGCGCGCGAAACGCTTGTCGCAAACCCGAATGTCCTTTAGCCACACATCCGCGGCCTCGTTGTCCTCGGTGTAGACCGTAACCCACAGCTTGTCTTCGGGTATTTTGAGCACGTCGGTTAGAAATTCCCAAGCGTAGCGGATCGCTTCGCGCTTGAAATAGTCGCCGAAGCTGAAATTGCCCAGCATTTCAAAAAAAGTGTGATGGCGCGCAGTATAACCAACGTTCTCCAGATCGTTATGCTTGCCGCCGGCCCGCAAACAGCGCTGTGCGCTCACCGCTCGCACGAAAGGACGCTGCTCTCTGCCAAGAAACACGTCCTTGAACTGAACCATGCCGGCATTGGTAAAAAGCAGCGTGGGATCGTTTGCTGGAACGAGCGGGCTCGACGCGATGACCGCGTGGTCCTTGCTCCTGAAATATTCCAGAAACGTATTGCGGATTTCACTGCTCTTCATAAACTCACTTGTCACTATTCACCTTCGACTGCGCCCCGCAAAAGCTTCAGGATAACATCCAGATCAAAACCCCTGCCCCGCATAAACCTGAGTTGCTTTCCTTTCTCACTGGCAGTCCTGGGCAACTTGCCGAATTTTTTCCGCCATACCGCTCGCGCCGCTTCCAGTTCAGTCTCGCGGATTCGGGATGTTGCCTCGGAAATGGCGTCCTCGGACACGCCTTTGACACGCAGTTCCCGGGCAATGTGCTGTGCGCCGAACCTGCTGCGGCGCGCATGAACAGTTTGCTCCACCACGCGCGTCTCGGACAGCCAGCCGCGCTTTTCGAAATCGTCGAGCAAACCCTGGATATCGTCGGAATGCTCGGCATGCGGCGCAAGTTTACGCTGCAGTTCCAGTCTCGAGTACTCGCGCCGTGCTAGGCAGCGCAACGCGCGCTCACGCAGGCTAGGCTCTCTTTTCACCTGCCTGTTTCTGAGGAACGTTCACGCCGACGTTGGCGCGGATTTTGGCTTCGATTTCCTGCGCCAGCTTGCCATGTTCTTTCAAATAGTCGCGAGCGCTGTCCTTGCCTTGGCCGATTTTTTCCCCCTTGTAGGCATACCACGCGCCCGATTTCTCGATGAGCTTATGAATTACGCCGAGCTCGATGATCTCTCCTTCGCGGGAAATACCCTCTCCGTACAAAATATCGAAATCCGCCTGTTTGAATGGCGGCGCCACTTTGTTTTTTACCACCTTGGCGCGGGTTTCATTGCCGATTACCTCGTCGCCTTTCTTGATGGAACCAATGCGGCGGATGTCGATGCGCACTGAAGAGTAGAACTTGAGCGCATTGCCGCCGGTGGTGGTTTCGGGATTGCCGAACATCACGCCGATTTTCATGCGGATCTGGTTGATGAAAATCACCAATGTATTGGAGCGCTTGATGTTGGCGGTGAGTTTGCGCAGCGCCTGCGACATGAGCCGCGCTTGGAGCCCCATTTGCGGCTCGCCCATTTCGCCTTCGATTTCGGCCCTTGGCGTGAGCGCCGCGACCGAGTCCACGACAACCACGTCCACCGAGCCGGACCGTACCAGCATATCCGCTATTTCCAGCGCCTGTTCGCCGTTGTCCGGCTGCGAAATCAGTAAATCCTCCACCTTTACGCCGAGTTTCTTGGCGTACTGGGGGTCGAGCGCATGCTCGGCATCGATGAACGCCGCAGTGCCGCCCAGCTTCTGCGCTTCGGCGACCGCCTGCAGCGCCAGCGTAGTCTTGCCCGATGATTCCGGTCCGTAAATTTCGACCACGCGCCCGCGCGGCAGTCCGCCTACGCCGAGCGCGATATCCAACCCCAGCGAGCCTGTGGACACGACCTGGATGTCTTTCGCCACCTCGCTCTCGCCGAGGCGCATCACCGAGCCTTTGCCAAATTGTTTCTCGATCTGCGACAGGGCCGCCGCCAGCGCCTTGCTTTTATTTTCGTCCATAAATTGACCCCTTTGTTTATCTCATGAATTATGTCACAAGTGATTAAACGTCGAAAGCTAACGCCGGAGGACGCAGGCGTGTGTTATCTGAAGACCAACGCGCAATTGTCGGAAAACAGCAGGAAAAACCGCTGTTATTATTTCCAGGTTGAGCGGCAGATCAGGCGCGACAGCTCTATTCGACCCAACCACCCCAAGTAATAGAGGGAGGGGACTTTTCGAACCACCTGTGCGGATAGTGGACCATCCCGGGAATCAGCCGAGTCCAGACCACGGCGACCAATGCAAGAATACCAATCCCCACTGTAACGGTTTGCCAAATTGCAATCAATCCAGCATGCGAGTGCATCATGATCAGCGGATTCGCCCCCGCGGGCGGATGCACCGTTTTGGTTACAAGCATGAATATCAGCGTCAGCACAAGCGCTAGGACGTAGACCCAAACCGCGCTGCCAAAGAACTGGAAGCAAAGAACACCGATCAGAGCGCTGCTTATATGACCACCGAACAGTGCCCGTGGCTGTGCTGCCGGTGCGCGTGAGACCAAAGAGGAAAACTGCGGTGCCGCCGATCGAGGCGAGAAAAAGGGGCGACGACGGCGTATCCACAAATTCGAGGAATAAGCCAAGTGCCAGCGCCGCACCTGCCGCAGACGAACCCAACCGCAGTAGGTCTCTTGCGAGAATGCGCGATTTGTCAGGTTCAGCCGGCTCAGCGGACATTTATTTGATACCGAAAAATTTGTTGGGTTGCCGTTTGAGCGGGTGCAGGAGCCAAGCGCGACCCGACGGCATAGCGCACGTGCCTGGATCCGATTTTTTTCCACACTCTCATTTTTTATTTCACTTTCGAATTATGGCATAAGTGCCCAAACGCAGGAAGCCGACAACGGAATGCATATGCTTGCGGGAGCCTGACATTCCGGTTCAGCCGAGCAGCACCCCTCGCTCGTGCTCAGTTGGATGCAGGTTGAACTGCGGTTGGTCGTCACAGCCGACGTGCTCAGGACCTGGCGTGCTGCCGGCTCACAGCGATCGCAGACGGGTGCGTCAATGTCTGATAGACCACGCAATGCCGCTCCGTCAGTCGCAAAAGAGTTGCCCACTGTTCATCAGTGGCGTCGGTGTCCAGCGTGAACTGAAGGCGGATGGCCTGGATCCCGACAGGAACCTCCTTTGACATTCCGAGGGTGCCGCGAAAGTCGAGATCGCCTTCCGCCTGAATAGTGGCATCGCGAAGCTCGATGCCAAGCGCTGTGGCGACCGCGTTCAAGGTGACTCCCGCGCACGCCACCGGCGCCTCAAGCAGCATGTCTCCGGAACAGGCGCTTAGCCCGGTCTCGCCGGTTGCGGGGTGCAGACCTGCGACCACCAGCGTTTTGCCCGTCTCAAGCTTGCAGCTGACGCGGTCGCCGAGACGCCCTTGCGCTCGAAGGGTAATGAGCGCAGCTTCCGGCGCTTGCGGTAGTGCTTCTTTAGCGGCGCTTGTTCGACTCGCAATTCTTCCGCATTCAAGGTGAGTTCTCCGCGGGCTCTTAGTACGGTGCGCGATATCTGCGATTAAACGCGCGGATCGGCGCGAGAAACGACGCTTGCGACGCGGCGCCGTCCATTGCACCGCTAGATCGCATAGACGCT contains the following coding sequences:
- a CDS encoding alpha/beta fold hydrolase, with protein sequence MHAYRAPWWLPGGHVQTIYPVFLGALYPVDYRRERWDTPDGDFIDIDWIEGGSNKPLLAMFHGLEGGSRSHYALSLMCAVRQLNWRGAVILFRSCSGEINRLPRAYHSGDSAEIDWILRRLKTQNPQSPIYAVGVSLGGNVLLKWLGEQGEKARIIVKAAAAVSAPVDLIATGDNLGHGFNLFYTRAFLASMKRKFLHKLERFPKLVDREAMLRSRTLRQFDDAVTAPLHGFKDTDDYWTRASSKPVLANIRLPTLIINAKNDPFLPASALPSTAEVSPAVTLNFPDTGGHAGFASGRIPGHLDWLPQHILKFFNDSN
- a CDS encoding phosphomannomutase/phosphoglucomutase; translated protein: MTALPKEIFKAYDIRGVVGKTLTPPIAEAIGRAIGSEALARKQKTVAVGRDGRLSGPELSAALARGIQRSGVDVIDIGMVATPMLYFANFHLQTYSGVMITGSHNPPDYNGIKIVLGGETLSGESIQQLRIRIENDDLSQGSGVYRQVNIAEAYLNRITGDIKLGRQLKIVLDCGNGVAGAFAPKLYRNLGCEVKELFCEVDGNFPNHHPDPTQPENLKDVMHALRSGDAEIGLAFDGDGDRLGVVTKDGKIIYADRQLMLFAADMLSRNPGAEIIFDVKCTRNLSSWILEHGGKPILWKTGHSLIKKKMRESGALLAGEMSGHIFFKERWYGFDDGLYAGARLLEYLSHQPDISATLHDLPDSVNTPELHMQLQEGENYALIEKLQKTARFTDAKEVIKVDGLRVEYADGFGLARSSNTTPVIVLRFEADNQTALKRIQEDFRKVILAAKPDAVLPF
- a CDS encoding DNA-3-methyladenine glycosylase I; this encodes MGGAKNLVVSRCTWVESDPLYLAYHDREWGVPVHDDRRLFEFLILEGAQAGLSWLTILKKREAFRKAFDNFNPEKIARYGEDKIGALLDNPAIVRNRAKIKSAIINARALLEIREQYGSFDQFVWQFVGGRPIVNHWRSAGQVPASTVHSDALSKALRKLGFKFVGTTICYAFMQAVGMVNDHTISCFRHDEVSS
- the alaS gene encoding alanine--tRNA ligase → MKSSEIRNTFLEYFRSKDHAVIASSPLVPANDPTLLFTNAGMVQFKDVFLGREQRPFVRAVSAQRCLRAGGKHNDLENVGYTARHHTFFEMLGNFSFGDYFKREAIRYAWEFLTDVLKIPEDKLWVTVYTEDNEAADVWLKDIRVCDKRFARIATMDNFWQMGDTGPCGPCTEIFYDHGAGIAGSPPGGHGDQGDRFVEIWNLVFMQYNRDDAGTLNPLPKPSVDTGMGLERIAAVMQGVHSNYEIDLFKDLINAAAGATHTKNYSSNSLKVIADHIRACSFLIVDGVIPGNEGRGYVLRRIIRRAIRHGYKLGQKQPFFYSLVADLAQAMGAVYPELASGAERASQVLKQEEERFAETLENGMQVLESALQAEDRMLDGETVFKLYDTYGFPLDLTADIARERGITVDFAGFEAAMERQRERGRAASKFGAQGVVEYSGKQTEFHGYDTLKLNASVVALYVEGSAVERIEQGQHAIVVLDRTPFYAESGGQVGDRGVLIGSATPRARFNVDDTQKIQAEVFGHHGVLTAGELRIGDRVSAEVDLQLRTRTMHNHSATHLMHSALRQVLGTHVLQKGSLVDEFKTRFDFSHPQPVTQQQIHEVEDLVNREIRRNEPAEARIMKYDEAIKSGAMALFGEKYGDEVRVLRMGDFSTELCGGTHVKRAGDIGFFKIVSESGVAAGIRRVEAVTGEGALEYVQQQEAQMREAATALKAQPQELTAKINQIVENVRALEKEITRLKSRLATSQGDELIDQAVDVNGIKVLAAVVDGADTRALRATVDKLKEKLKSCVVVLGSTEDGKVALIAGVTADLTSKIKAGDLVNHVAQQVGGKGGGRPDMAQAGGTEPAKLAQALAGVAQWVERKI
- the recX gene encoding recombination regulator RecX, yielding MKREPSLRERALRCLARREYSRLELQRKLAPHAEHSDDIQGLLDDFEKRGWLSETRVVEQTVHARRSRFGAQHIARELRVKGVSEDAISEATSRIRETELEAARAVWRKKFGKLPRTASEKGKQLRFMRGRGFDLDVILKLLRGAVEGE
- the recA gene encoding recombinase RecA, with protein sequence MDENKSKALAAALSQIEKQFGKGSVMRLGESEVAKDIQVVSTGSLGLDIALGVGGLPRGRVVEIYGPESSGKTTLALQAVAEAQKLGGTAAFIDAEHALDPQYAKKLGVKVEDLLISQPDNGEQALEIADMLVRSGSVDVVVVDSVAALTPRAEIEGEMGEPQMGLQARLMSQALRKLTANIKRSNTLVIFINQIRMKIGVMFGNPETTTGGNALKFYSSVRIDIRRIGSIKKGDEVIGNETRAKVVKNKVAPPFKQADFDILYGEGISREGEIIELGVIHKLIEKSGAWYAYKGEKIGQGKDSARDYLKEHGKLAQEIEAKIRANVGVNVPQKQAGEKRA
- a CDS encoding HPP family protein; this encodes MVSRAPAAQPRALFGGHISSALIGVLCFQFFGSAVWVYVLALVLTLIFMLVTKTVHPPAGANPLIMMHSHAGLIAIWQTVTVGIGILALVAVVWTRLIPGMVHYPHRWFEKSPPSITWGGWVE
- a CDS encoding OsmC family protein; protein product: MVAGLHPATGETGLSACSGDMLLEAPVACAGVTLNAVATALGIELRDATIQAEGDLDFRGTLGMSKEVPVGIQAIRLQFTLDTDATDEQWATLLRLTERHCVVYQTLTHPSAIAVSRQHARS